ACCTCCTCGACCGGCAGCCAGGCCATCCGATCGAGTGCCGCACCCGGCGTCTCGGCGCCCGCCGCCACCTCTTCCAACAGCCGCAGCAGCCGCTCCCGTGTCACGCTGCCGCCGCCAGGTAGGTTCCGAGATATTCCTCCAGGATGCGCCGCGCGTCCTGCAGGCTCTTGACCTGAAAAAGCCGTTGCCGCATGGAGCTCCCGTCCGGCAACCCTTTCGTGTACCAGCCCAGGTGCTTGCGGAATTCGATCATGGCCCGCCGCTCGTCCCGCTCGAACGCAATGGCGTTGCGCGCGTGCTCGAGAACCACCCGGAACCGCTCGCTCACGTCCGGGTCCGGCGGCACGGGTCTACCCTCCAGGGCGGCCCGCGCCTGCGCGAAAATCCAGGGTGCGCCATGCGAGCCGCGGGCGATCATGATACCCGCGCAGGCGGTGTGCTCCCGCAGGCGCCGGGCGTCGTGACCGGTCCAGACATCCCCGTTCCCAATGACGGGAATCTCCAGCGCCTCGACAACGGCCGCGATCTCGTCCCAGTCCGCGGCGCCCGAGTACATCTGCGTGCGAGTGCGGGCGTGCAAGGTCAACGCGCGCGCTCCCGCATCCTGGCAACGCAGCGCGATCTCCACCGGGTCGCGCATTTCCTCGCTCCACCCGCTGCGGACCTTCACCGTAGTAGGCAGCGGGGTCGCCGCGTCCACTGCCCGAAGGATGTGCGTGACCAGGTCCAGATCCCTCAGGCAACCGGAGCCCCCATTCCTGTTGACGACCTTCTTGACCGGGCAGCCAAAGTTGACGTCAATGAAGTCCGGCTCGTAGACCTCGGCCACCAGCGCTGCGGCTTCCGCCATCGCCGCCGGCTCAGCGCCGAAGATCTGGATGCCGATGGGCCGCTCCGCATCGTCGAAGCGCAGGTGCTTCCAGGTGCGCTCGCGCCCCCGCCGCAGGCCCTCGGCGCTGATGAACTCGCTGACGACCACGTCCGCACCGAAGCCCCGGCAGAGGCGGCGGAAAGGCGCCTCGCTCACTCCCGCCTGCGGAGCCAGAAGTAAGGGTACGCGGCCGCGGCCGAACAGGGTAAAAAACGCTGAAACCATGCCAGAATCTAAGCCTGCCTGGCGGCGCAAGCAATTGGGCGAGAGCGTTTTGACAGGCGGCCGGAACCGCTCTTATCTTGCCTCCGCTTCTCCTGACGCGCCCCGTCAGCCGCTGCGGAGGGCAGCATGGAATTGAGGGAGTTTTTCAATAAAGACATCGTCAAACTCCAGCTCCAGGGAGAGACGAAGGATGATGTTCTGAAAGAGCTCATCCACCTGCTCGGGCTGGACGAGAAGAGCGAGGGCATCCTCTTCAAGATGCTGAAGCGCCGCGAGAACCTCGGGTCTACCGGCATTGGCCGCGGCATCGCCATTCCTCACTGCCGATCGCTGGTGGCCAATCGCCTGCGCATCGCGTTCGGCCGCAAGCCAGAGGGTGTGGATTACAAGGCCATCGACAA
This region of Gemmatimonadota bacterium genomic DNA includes:
- the dusB gene encoding tRNA dihydrouridine synthase DusB, with product MSEAPFRRLCRGFGADVVVSEFISAEGLRRGRERTWKHLRFDDAERPIGIQIFGAEPAAMAEAAALVAEVYEPDFIDVNFGCPVKKVVNRNGGSGCLRDLDLVTHILRAVDAATPLPTTVKVRSGWSEEMRDPVEIALRCQDAGARALTLHARTRTQMYSGAADWDEIAAVVEALEIPVIGNGDVWTGHDARRLREHTACAGIMIARGSHGAPWIFAQARAALEGRPVPPDPDVSERFRVVLEHARNAIAFERDERRAMIEFRKHLGWYTKGLPDGSSMRQRLFQVKSLQDARRILEEYLGTYLAAAA
- a CDS encoding PTS sugar transporter subunit IIA, whose translation is MELREFFNKDIVKLQLQGETKDDVLKELIHLLGLDEKSEGILFKMLKRRENLGSTGIGRGIAIPHCRSLVANRLRIAFGRKPEGVDYKAIDNQPVYFFFLIVAPPLEVSNQYLPVLGKIAQFAKDPEVPKRLRSLDTPEEFLQLLEDKAL